CTAAGCTCAAGAAGGAGAAGGCGTACTCCTTCATGCTGCGCGTTCGCCTTCCTGGCGGACAGTGCACCCCGCAACAGTGGTTGGTCCTGGACGAACTCGCCGACCAGGTGGCGAACCACAGTCTTCGGTTGACCACCCGCCAGACCTTCCAATTCCACGGTGTGCTCAAGGGAAACCTGCGCCCTCTCGTTCGGAAGATGCATTCGGTGTTGCTCGATTCGATCGCCGCCTGCGGCGACGTGAATCGCAACGTGATGGCGCCCCCCAACCCGGAGCGCAGCGCGGTACACCAGGAAGTGTACGGCCATGCTCGCGCTTGGAGCGAGTTCGCGCTCCCGCGCACGCGCGCTTACCACGAGATTTGGATCGATGACACACTCGTCGCCGGCGGGGAGCCCGAGAGCGAACCCCTCTACGGTGCCACCTATCTCCCGCGCAAGTTCAAGACGGGGTTCGCGATTCCTCCGTCGAACGACGTCGACATCTTCTCGCAGGACCTCGGCTATATCGCGATCATCGAGAACAATCGTCTGCTCGGTTACAATGTGACCGTGGGCGGCGGCCTCGGCATGAGCCATGGCAACGCCGAGACCTTCCCGCGGCTTGCAGATGTGCTTGGTTTCATCACGCCGGACCAAGTCATCCAGGTCGGCGCGGCCGTGCTGACGACCCAACGCGATCACGGCGATCGCACCAATCGCAAGCACGCGCGCCTCAAGTACACCATCGAGACCAAGGGCCTGGAGTGGTTCCGCGCCGAGGTCGAAAAGCGCTCGGGCATCCGTTTTGGCGCACCGCGGCGTTTCGAATTCACCACGGTGCAAGACCCGCATGGCTGGCATCGCGGAGTGGATGGCACGTGGTTCTACGGTCTGCATATCCTTTCGGGTCGTATCAAGGACACCCCCGGCTGGCCAATGAAGAGCGCTTTGCGCGCGGTGGCCAAGGTACACACCGGCGACTTCCGCCTCACTCCTTCGCAGAACCTCACGATCTCCGGGGTCACAGATGCGCAGAAGCCTGTGATCGATGCGCTCCTCGCACGATTTGGCCTTTCCCGTGAGAACGAGCGAAGCCTCCTCCGTCTCAATGCCCTTTCCTGCGTGGCGCTTCCCACCTGCGGACTCGCCCTAGCGGAGAGCGAGCGTGCGCTTCCCGAGATCCTCGAGAAGTTTGAGCCGATCTTCGCCGAGGCGGGAGTCAGCAGTCGTGCCGTGAGTCTTCGTGTTACGGGCTGCCCCAATGGGTGCGCTCGGCCGTACCTCGCTGAGATCGGTTTTGTCGGCAAGGCTCCCGGCAAGTATGCACTCTATCTGGGGGCCAAGTACAACGGCACTCGCTTGAATGAGCTCTACTCGCCGTCGATCACCATCGACGACGCCGTGGCGCTGCTTAAGCCGATCATCCTGCGCTACGGCCGCGACCGCCTCGCGGACGAGGAGTTTGGCGACTTCTGCCAACGCGTGGTCCTTCCCGAAAAGCGTGCGGCTGATGCGGCAGCGGCTGTGCCGGAAGCGCAGACGAAGGCAGAAGGATGAATTAGGAACCAGTAAGAGAAGTCGAGGAATGCTGCCCGGCAGGTTCCTCGACTTCTCCAGTGCCGGATCAAGGCGGTGGCAAATAAGGCTTCGAGGCCGCCGCTCTTCCAATCTTCCACCGTGGAAGGCGACGAGTGCACCTTATGATGCCTGGCTCCTGGCTACCCACCACTCACCACACCCAAAAAATGAGATTCGGTGCGTAACCAATTACACACCACTTCCTACTTCTTAATTGTCAGTTCCGGCAACGCCCCCGCCGTCACGCCCAGCAAAGGCAGGAAACTGCAGACAAAAAACACGTGCTCGATGCTTGTAGCATCGGCGAGTTGACCGAGAAACACAGCTGCGACACCAGCGACCCCGAAGGCGAGACCGAACGACAGGCCTGAGATCATGCCCACGCGCCCCGGCAGCAATTCCTGGCCATAGACCACGATGGCGGAAAATGCCCAGGCCATCACAAAACCGATCGGGATTGAAAGCAGAATAGTCCAGGTGAGCCCGACGTGCGGGAGCAGAAGGGCGAGCGGAGCGGGGCCTAAAATGGAAGCCCAGATGATCCGTCTCCGGCCAAAACGGTCGCCTAGCATTCCGCCAACGATTGTTCCAACCGCCGTGGCAAAGAGGTACGCGAAGAGGATATACTGTGCGTGTTCAGTGGCGACCCCAAAGCGGTCAATGAGGTAAAAAGTGTAGAAGCTCGTGAGGCAGACGATATAGACAAACTTCGAGAAAAGCAGTACCATCAATACGGCGATGGCCACTCGTATCCGGGTAGCCGATACGCCAGGACTGATCGGAGACGTGCGAATAGGGGATTTCTTCACGATCTCCAAATGGTGCGCATACCAGCGGCTCACGCGGCAGAGCGTCCACAAGCCCACGAAGCTGAAGCCCATCATCCACAGCAACCCCCTCTGGCCAAAAGGGAGGACAATCAGCGCCGCCACCACTGGTCCCAGTGAGGAACCCAGGTTCCCGCCGACCTGGAACAGGGATTGCGCAAACCCGGGACGACCATTTGACGAGAGGCGGGCCAGACGTGAAGCCTCTGGATGGAAAATTGCCGAACCGATTGCGAGTACGGACGCGAAAAACAGGATGCCCGGGTAGGAGTTTGTGAGCGCCAGGCCGACGATGCCCACGGTGGTGAAGGTCATGCCAGCGAGCAATGCATACGGATGAGGCTTGCGGTCGGTCCACCACCCGATGACGGGCTGCAGCAGGGCTGCAGGCACCTGTGTTGCAAAAGTGATCCCGGCGATTTGGGTGAAGGTCAGCGAATAAGAGTCCCGCAAAATTGGATACACCGCGGGAATGATGGCTTGGAGTACATCGTTGAGGCCGTGGGCCAGCGTGAGCATGAGCAATATCTGAAACAGGTTCCGGTCCCCGTTTGCTTGCGAAGCATCGATCGGCTGCGTCTCAGTATTGCCTGACATGTGGATATCTAACGGCGGGGCGCGTGGAAATGGCAAGGGGCGTTGAGATCGCGTGCGTTACACCGTATGCTTCCCCATGAACTCCACCCGTTCGCTTGCGACACTTGCTGTATTGGTTCTAGTGACAACTACCATGAACTCCGCCGAATATTCCGCCCCCCAGTGCAGGATCGATGACCAGCGATCCGCCTGCGGTCTGTCCTCCCACGCAGTGATCGACCTTGCCAAGGCAACGGTCAAGCGATCAGATGCGGAATGGAGGAAGTTGCTGACGCCTCGTCAGTTTGAAGTAGCCAGGCAACAGGGAACCGAGCCGCCGTTCCGCAATGAATTCTGGAACCACCACGAAGATGGGGTCTACCTTTCGGTCTGCAGTGACACACCTCTCTTTGACAGCCGCGACAAGTTCGAGAGCGGCACAGGATGGCCTAGCTTTACGAAGCCGATTGAGCCCGCCTTTGTAGGTGAATCGGTCGACACAAGCCACGGCATGCGACGCGTCGAAGTGCACTGTGCGGTCGATGGCGCCCACCTGGGCCATGTGTTTCCCGACGGTCCGGGCCCGAGGGGGCTTCGGTATTGCATCAATTCCGCCTCGCTTCGCTTCATGCCTCGGGCCGAGTATGATGTTTGGGTTGCAAAGAAGGATGCGTCCCTTGCCCAGGCAAAGTGAATTCTCGCCATATGCGCTTCCTCGGTGTCTGTATCCTATTTCTTATGACTACGCTTTCGCGCGCGGACTCCGTCGTACTCGGCGGAGGTTGCTTTTGGTGCCTTGAAGCCTCTTACCGCCTCCTTCCTGGCGTGACGCAGGTCACCAGCGGGTACTCGGGTGGGCATATTGATAACCCGACCTACAAGCAGGTCTGCGCAGGCACGACCGGGCACGCGGAAGTGGTGAAAGTCGATTTTGACCCGGGTCAGGTCTCCCTCGAGAAGGTCCTCGATCTCTTCTGGGTGATGCACGATCCGACGCAGGTCGACCGGCAGGGCAATGATGTCGGCCCGCAGTACCGTTCGATTATCCTCTACGCCAACGAATCCCAGAAGAAGGCTGCGGAAAGTTCTATCGCTGAGGCACAGAAGGAATGGGACACCCCGATTGTCACCCAACTGGTGCCGTTGCAAAAGTTTTGGCCGGCGGAGGACTACCACCAGGAGTACTTCAAAAACAACCCCACCCAAGGATACTGCGCGGCAGTTGTGCGTCCCAAGGTCAAGAAGGTCGAGAAATACCTAAAAGAGAAGAAAGACTGAGGCGTATTACAGGTGGGCCAAGGCCTCGTCGCGCGAGCCCGCGAGCTTGCTACTCCAGGAGAGCAGGCATGCTTTTAGCGCTTCGGGGCGAATGGGCTTCGGTATGAAGTCGTTCATGCCCGCCGACAAACAGGCTTCGCGATCTCCCGCCATTGCATTGGCTGTCATCGCGATGATCACGGGTTGACGGTTTTCAGGGGTGCCGGCACGAATCGCGCGGGTCGCCTGCAGGCCGTCCATGACAGGCATCTGAACATCCATGAACACGATGTCGTAGTCGCATTGCGAAACGGCTGTGACCGCCTCGCTGCCATCGCCAACCAGATCTAGGTGCACGCCCAGTCGTTCGAGCATGATGCCCGCCACGCGCTGGTTCACCGGGTTGTCGTCGACCACAAGCACGCGCAAAGAACCAAGGCCGCAACCCGTCGGCTCGTCCTGCTTCGGCAATTCCGAAGGAGGCGCCAGGAGCGTCTGCATGAGCGAAATGAGCGCCTGGGGCTTCACGGGCTTGGCGAGAATCTCCACGTGCACTGGCAAGGGCGTCGCAGGCCTTTGGCCGAGTGGCAGCAGCAGCACCAGTGGCGGCGTTGCCGACGATTGGGTGTCGCACCAGTGCCGGATCAAATCCTCTCCTGCCATGATGGGGAGAGTTTGATCGACCAGGATGAGATCCGGCGTCGTTTGCTGGCCGAATTTCAGCGCCCGCGCCTCACGGATGGTCCAGTGGACATACTCCGCCCCCAACGACTTGCAAAGTCTCTTTATCGCTGCAGCCACTTCGGCATGATCCTCGACGAGGGCAATCTTCTTCCCGGCAAGTATGGGCCCACGGTTTTGTGGGCCTCCGAGATCCGGCGCCACGCGGAGGGGAAGCAGGAGGGAGAAGGTGGAACCGGATCCCACCCGGCTTTTAACCGCGATCTTGCCGTCCATCGCCTCGATGATTCGCTTGGAAATCGCAAGGCCCAGGCCTGTTCCGCCGAAGTTGCGCGTCGTGGAGGAGTCAACCTGAGAGAAGGGTTTGAAGAGCCTGCCGAGCTTGTCATCCGGAATCCCAATGCCCGTATCACGGATCCGAATACAAAGCTCGGCTCTGCCGTCGTCTCCCTGCCCGACCTCTGCCAGGATCTCGACCTCACCCGAAAGTGTGAACTTCACCGCGTTGCCCAAAAGGTTGACGAGGACCTGCCGCAGGCGAGTGACGTCGCCGATGAGAAAGTCCGGGACATGCGGGTCAATTTTCCAATAAACCTCAAGTCCCTTGCCTGACGCCTTGGGCGCCGCGACTTCCAAGGCGGAGTCAATGCACTCCCGAAGCGAGTAGGGCTGATTCTCCAATTCCAGGCAACCTGACTCGACCTTGGAAAAGTCGAGGATCTCGTTGAGCAGAACAAGCAGGTTGTCGCTCGCCGTCCGGATCATCCTCGCGTATTCCCTTTGTTCGGAAGAGAGAGAGGTCTCCAACAGCAGCCCGCCCATCCCGATGACGGCATTGAGCGGTGTGCGGATTTCGTGCGACATGTTTGCCAGGAAGTCCGATTTCGCCCTTGTCGCTGCGAGAGCCAGGTCGCGGGCCCTTCCGAGTTCGGCGACTGCCGCTTCCAAGCGTCGGCTTTGCGCGGTAAGAAGCTGATTCTGGAGTCGGATAAGGGTGGGGACCGGAACTAAGCCGAGAAAACCTCCGTCAGTGTCCAGTACACACACATCGTCGAAGAAGTCTGCACCCTCGCGTGCGAATACCACGGGCAAGATGTCTTTCACCGGTGTGTTCCGGTAGAACTTCAGGAACTGGGTTTCCATGAAGTCGGAGGCCGGGCATTTGCCGTAGATTGCGCTTCCCAAGCCCCCCCTTTGACCGAGTACGAAATCCACTCGCGCCCGGGAAATTATGCCGGCAAGGCATTTTCCTCGCACAACCCCTGCGAACGATGCTTTCTCCCGCGCGAGCTCCTTCTGGGCGAGATCCATCGACATCTCGTGGTCGAGATAGGTTCTGCCAGTAATGAGAAGGTCGACCGGGTAGTCTCCTCCAGGTTCTTGCCCTGCTTCGCAGACAGCTCGCGTTGTCATACAGTCACTTGTTCATCGACGCTTGCGCATCCTTGAAGTTTACAATTAGGCGAAGATTCTGTTACGGACCATCCGGAGGGGATGACCTTTAGCTGGCTCCTGTCGCTTCAGCGACGGCTTGCACCCGACGGGGCCAATCGACAACAAAAGCGCGTGAGAATCTACTTCATGGGAGTTTGCGGAACCGCCATGGGCAATGTGGCGCTACTCGCTCGCGAAGCGGGCCATGATGTGTCCGGTGCTGATACGGGTGTCTATCCTCCTATGAGCACCGTACTTGCAAATTCAGGAATACAGGTTTTTGAAGGATACGACCCTGCTAGGCTTGAAACGCTTCAACCCGATCTGGTCGTCATTGGGAATGCCATGTCGCGCGGAAATCCTGAGGTGGAATGGCTTCTTGATACGCGGCAGGTGAGGTTTACATCCCTTCCTTCGTTTTTGTACGAGGCGGTGCTCGAACGACGGCAGAACATCGTCGTTTGCGGGACCCATGGGAAGACGACCACCACTGCCTTGGCGGCATTCCTGCTTCGGGAGAGTGGAAAGGACCCGGGATTTCTTATCGGAGGCGTGCCCCTTGATCCGCCGACTGGGAGTCATCTGGGTAAGCACGCGGATCCGTTTGTGATAGAGGGAGATGAGTATGACAGCGCGTTCTTCGACAAGCGAAGCAAGTTCATCCATTACGCGCCCACGATCGCCGTCCTCAATAACCTCGAGTTCGACCACGCGGATATCTTCCGGGACTTGGCGGATGTTCAGCGAACCTTTATCCACCTTTCGCGCATCGTTCCTCGGCGGGGGTGGATTGTGCGGAATGGCGATGATGCGAATCTTGACTGCATCGGGGCCACGCCGTGGACCCGCACCCTGCGCGTTGGTACGGGGGAGGGGAATGATATCCGCATTATCGGCTTCTCGGAGGACCGAAACGGGAGCTCATTCACGCTTCTGGCTGGCGACAAGACGTGGGGTCAGGTGCGTTGGTCGCTGACCGGCCTTTTCAATGTTCGAAATGCGGCCATGGCGGCCACCGCCGCGGCGCTGTCCCTCCAGCCTGCGGAGTTTAACCCCTCCGCCCTCTCCCTTGAGCCGCTCGCCCGCTTTCGCGCCGTCAAGAGACGCCAGGAGGTGCTGTTTGAAAGCGAAGCGGTTACGGTCATCGAGGATTTCGGACACCACCCCACCGCCATAGCCGAGACGCTGAAGTCTTTGAGGAATCGCTATCCAGGACGGACGATTCACGCCGCCTTCGAGCCGCGTAGCAATACCGCCAGGACGAAAACCCTCCAGTCGGGCTTTCTTGAGGCCCTGGCGCATGCAGATTCCATTCACCTGGGCGCCGTCAACCGCGCGACGAAGCTTTCAGCTGAGGAACGCTTCGATGCCGAAGGGGTGGCCGCTTCCCTTCGCGTCCGTGGGAAAGTCGCGGCGAGCTATGGCACGAACGAGGACCTGAGGCAGGCCCTGGCATCGGGATGGACCCATAACCACCCGAACCTCGTCGTCTTTTTCACCAACGGATCGTTCGATGGAATCATCCCGATGTTTGTCCAGGGCCTGAAATCCTAGAATCAAGCAGCTTCCTGCGGCTGCAGCGGCAGCCAGGAGCCATCGCGGCATTTGAGGTACGAGACGCCGTCGTCCACAGCGATTAGGTGTATCCAGCCGTTCATGACGAGTGCCTGGGCCTCCTCTGCCCGCGCGAGGGCGGCATCCAGCGCCGTGCGCGACGCTGATGCGACAACAGACAACTTCAGCGGCTCGTGGACAAACCGCTCGCCGTCATGCAGCGATTGCCAGGCGAGCCCGGGCCTTAGGTCGCCAGCGTTGCCCTCGATGACACCCACGCCACCGGCCACGTTGTGAAGCACCTTGTTGCCTGCACCGAAGGTGTCGGGGGAGATCCTGGAGGCGAAGTATTGCAGGTTGATCCAACTGGCCACCACCACGGGCGCGCTCAGCAGAAACACAAGCTGATTGAGCGAGGCGTCCCGTGAGGCGTCATAGTCGTGGAGGAAGACCCGCGCGTGGAGGTCCTTGCCGCGGGAAAGGGCGCGTGGAGCGAGCAAGATCGCGGCATTTCCGGCCAGGCCGAACTCCGGCCGCGTTTCCGACATGTCGCGCGCCCGCTTCGACCATGCCCCGTCGCGATTGAGGCCGGTGTCTCGTTCTTCGCGCGACCTGGCGGCTGCCTCGCGAAACCAGCCCTTGGCGGAGTCGAGTAGGCGCCCGGAAGATGGCGACAAGGCCGGGCGGTCGATCCACTCCACTTCATCCGTAGTTGTGTTGTGGATACCCGCAAGGAAAACGGTGCCGGGTGGGATAGCGATGCCCCGCTGCTCGAGGGCACACCGGATGCTTGGGTCGTTGAGCAACGCAGCAGCGAGCCGTGCATTGTGATCGCCCGCGTGTCCGCCGCAGGCGCCGCATTCAAGCGCGGAGGCTTGGGGATTGTTGACGTTCGCGCTGCCATGGCCGCAGATGAGAACGAGAGGCGCCAGGTCGCGGTCGAGACCCGTGCCCCGGAGGAAGTTCTCGGCCAGGGCGAGCCGTTCCTCGAACGGCACGCGGTGCCAGCTTGGAGAAGGAGATTTGCAGAGTGGCTTGGCGCGTGGCGTCACAGCGCTTGCCAGGGCACCGAGGCCGAAGGCCTCCACATAGCTGAAACACGAAGCCGCTGCGTGCTGAAATCCATGCCAGGCACGGGTGATTTCGCGTCTGCGTGCCAGGCGTGCCCCGGCTTCGGGAGCAAGGGAAGTCTGAAGTTTTGGCGCGAAGAGGGCGGGAACGCGCGCTGTGGTCTCGCCGGTGCCCGGGTCGCTGTAGGCCACCGGCATGCCGAAGAAACCCGCGAATCCGATCGTCTGGATGGAGGGCTCGATCTGTTCCAGGTGGCGCCTGAGTCTCTCAGACCGTACATCGATGCAGAACACGGCCTGAAAAACCGGCTTTTGGAGAGGCCTTACCCAGGTCGGTCCGGAAAGTACACCCAAGAGACGCCGCTGGTAGCCGATTTCAGCCGCGGCCTGCCACACCATGCCCATGCGAAAGTCCTCCTCCCGGAGATGCAGCTTCGGTTTCAGCTCATGCCAGCGGTCCCGTAGTGCTTCGGAGCCCCGACTCCGCAGGAGCGCGAGATCGTAGGCAAGGCGAATGACGACAAATTGGGTGAGGCTGTTGTCGGCACGCCCGCGCAGGGCGTGTTCCCGTACGCGGAACTGCACGTGTCCGGCCCAGCCAGCCACACTGGCTACCTCGCGCACGAGGAACAGGGCGAGGGGCACCCCTGCAGGCTTGAGGTCAGAGACCAGTTGGTGGACAGCCTCAATCGGATCATCCGGGAGGGCCATTGCAAGAGACCGGAAGCCCGTTACACCCGCAGCCTCCGGGCTTGCGTCGTGAGCTGCATACTCCTTCCAGGCAGCCAGCAACGGGAGGTGTCGCCAAGGCATTGGCCAGGTGGCCTGGTTCACATCGTAGTATGCGGCGCAGAACTGGCCGATCTGGCAGGATACCCAGTGTTCCCAGGCCGAGTCCGCCTCCTCGGTATCGAGGAATCCGGCAAAGGTCGGAAGAGGCGGGGTCGCTTGGCGGCCGCCGGCGCCCGCCCATGAGATCAAGGCCGAGATGTCATCCTCGCATCCGCAACGCTTGAGGGCGATACCGAGGTCGTCACGGGTGATCTCCCCCTGGGAGAATTTCGCCGCGTAATGCCCCGGCGGCATCGCCAGCAGGGATCCGTGAGAAAGCGCAATCTCGCGCGCGGCATCCGTGTATTCAGTGGTTGAATACCCCATGTAGGGATTCACGGCCACGAAGTGTCGAAGGGGGAACAGCGGGGGGATGACCTTGGAGACTTTCTCAAGGGCGCCTTTCATGGAGGCGAGATCGAGATCCTGCACTGTGGTTTGGTTCATGGAATGAGTGAGGTTAGGAGGCTGCGGGGAGCGGCAGGAAACGCCTCAACTGCCGGTTCACCCAGGGACCGAGATAGAAACCGTGGCTTGCATGCACATAAAGGTGCCGCATCGAGGGATTCAGGTGAATTCTTGCCAGGGAGAATTGGAAGGCGATGAGCCCGACGAACAAAGTCGCGACGAAAATCGTCACGGCGAGCGGCAGGGAGCGGGTGGATGCTGGCACGACCTGCGCCACCAGGCTGTGTAGCAAGGCGG
This portion of the Opitutaceae bacterium genome encodes:
- the msrA gene encoding peptide-methionine (S)-S-oxide reductase MsrA — encoded protein: MTTLSRADSVVLGGGCFWCLEASYRLLPGVTQVTSGYSGGHIDNPTYKQVCAGTTGHAEVVKVDFDPGQVSLEKVLDLFWVMHDPTQVDRQGNDVGPQYRSIILYANESQKKAAESSIAEAQKEWDTPIVTQLVPLQKFWPAEDYHQEYFKNNPTQGYCAAVVRPKVKKVEKYLKEKKD
- a CDS encoding DUF2309 domain-containing protein, translated to MNQTTVQDLDLASMKGALEKVSKVIPPLFPLRHFVAVNPYMGYSTTEYTDAAREIALSHGSLLAMPPGHYAAKFSQGEITRDDLGIALKRCGCEDDISALISWAGAGGRQATPPLPTFAGFLDTEEADSAWEHWVSCQIGQFCAAYYDVNQATWPMPWRHLPLLAAWKEYAAHDASPEAAGVTGFRSLAMALPDDPIEAVHQLVSDLKPAGVPLALFLVREVASVAGWAGHVQFRVREHALRGRADNSLTQFVVIRLAYDLALLRSRGSEALRDRWHELKPKLHLREEDFRMGMVWQAAAEIGYQRRLLGVLSGPTWVRPLQKPVFQAVFCIDVRSERLRRHLEQIEPSIQTIGFAGFFGMPVAYSDPGTGETTARVPALFAPKLQTSLAPEAGARLARRREITRAWHGFQHAAASCFSYVEAFGLGALASAVTPRAKPLCKSPSPSWHRVPFEERLALAENFLRGTGLDRDLAPLVLICGHGSANVNNPQASALECGACGGHAGDHNARLAAALLNDPSIRCALEQRGIAIPPGTVFLAGIHNTTTDEVEWIDRPALSPSSGRLLDSAKGWFREAAARSREERDTGLNRDGAWSKRARDMSETRPEFGLAGNAAILLAPRALSRGKDLHARVFLHDYDASRDASLNQLVFLLSAPVVVASWINLQYFASRISPDTFGAGNKVLHNVAGGVGVIEGNAGDLRPGLAWQSLHDGERFVHEPLKLSVVASASRTALDAALARAEEAQALVMNGWIHLIAVDDGVSYLKCRDGSWLPLQPQEAA
- a CDS encoding MFS transporter, giving the protein MSGNTETQPIDASQANGDRNLFQILLMLTLAHGLNDVLQAIIPAVYPILRDSYSLTFTQIAGITFATQVPAALLQPVIGWWTDRKPHPYALLAGMTFTTVGIVGLALTNSYPGILFFASVLAIGSAIFHPEASRLARLSSNGRPGFAQSLFQVGGNLGSSLGPVVAALIVLPFGQRGLLWMMGFSFVGLWTLCRVSRWYAHHLEIVKKSPIRTSPISPGVSATRIRVAIAVLMVLLFSKFVYIVCLTSFYTFYLIDRFGVATEHAQYILFAYLFATAVGTIVGGMLGDRFGRRRIIWASILGPAPLALLLPHVGLTWTILLSIPIGFVMAWAFSAIVVYGQELLPGRVGMISGLSFGLAFGVAGVAAVFLGQLADATSIEHVFFVCSFLPLLGVTAGALPELTIKK
- the mpl gene encoding UDP-N-acetylmuramate:L-alanyl-gamma-D-glutamyl-meso-diaminopimelate ligase, yielding MTFSWLLSLQRRLAPDGANRQQKRVRIYFMGVCGTAMGNVALLAREAGHDVSGADTGVYPPMSTVLANSGIQVFEGYDPARLETLQPDLVVIGNAMSRGNPEVEWLLDTRQVRFTSLPSFLYEAVLERRQNIVVCGTHGKTTTTALAAFLLRESGKDPGFLIGGVPLDPPTGSHLGKHADPFVIEGDEYDSAFFDKRSKFIHYAPTIAVLNNLEFDHADIFRDLADVQRTFIHLSRIVPRRGWIVRNGDDANLDCIGATPWTRTLRVGTGEGNDIRIIGFSEDRNGSSFTLLAGDKTWGQVRWSLTGLFNVRNAAMAATAAALSLQPAEFNPSALSLEPLARFRAVKRRQEVLFESEAVTVIEDFGHHPTAIAETLKSLRNRYPGRTIHAAFEPRSNTARTKTLQSGFLEALAHADSIHLGAVNRATKLSAEERFDAEGVAASLRVRGKVAASYGTNEDLRQALASGWTHNHPNLVVFFTNGSFDGIIPMFVQGLKS
- the msrB gene encoding peptide-methionine (R)-S-oxide reductase MsrB, whose protein sequence is MNSAEYSAPQCRIDDQRSACGLSSHAVIDLAKATVKRSDAEWRKLLTPRQFEVARQQGTEPPFRNEFWNHHEDGVYLSVCSDTPLFDSRDKFESGTGWPSFTKPIEPAFVGESVDTSHGMRRVEVHCAVDGAHLGHVFPDGPGPRGLRYCINSASLRFMPRAEYDVWVAKKDASLAQAK
- a CDS encoding response regulator, with the translated sequence MTTRAVCEAGQEPGGDYPVDLLITGRTYLDHEMSMDLAQKELAREKASFAGVVRGKCLAGIISRARVDFVLGQRGGLGSAIYGKCPASDFMETQFLKFYRNTPVKDILPVVFAREGADFFDDVCVLDTDGGFLGLVPVPTLIRLQNQLLTAQSRRLEAAVAELGRARDLALAATRAKSDFLANMSHEIRTPLNAVIGMGGLLLETSLSSEQREYARMIRTASDNLLVLLNEILDFSKVESGCLELENQPYSLRECIDSALEVAAPKASGKGLEVYWKIDPHVPDFLIGDVTRLRQVLVNLLGNAVKFTLSGEVEILAEVGQGDDGRAELCIRIRDTGIGIPDDKLGRLFKPFSQVDSSTTRNFGGTGLGLAISKRIIEAMDGKIAVKSRVGSGSTFSLLLPLRVAPDLGGPQNRGPILAGKKIALVEDHAEVAAAIKRLCKSLGAEYVHWTIREARALKFGQQTTPDLILVDQTLPIMAGEDLIRHWCDTQSSATPPLVLLLPLGQRPATPLPVHVEILAKPVKPQALISLMQTLLAPPSELPKQDEPTGCGLGSLRVLVVDDNPVNQRVAGIMLERLGVHLDLVGDGSEAVTAVSQCDYDIVFMDVQMPVMDGLQATRAIRAGTPENRQPVIIAMTANAMAGDREACLSAGMNDFIPKPIRPEALKACLLSWSSKLAGSRDEALAHL
- a CDS encoding NADPH-dependent assimilatory sulfite reductase hemoprotein subunit, with translation MSTDTTPAPKPLAANEGIKINSNFLRGTIAQDLVDSSTGAISEENNQLCKFHGLYLQDDRDLRKELAKLKKEKAYSFMLRVRLPGGQCTPQQWLVLDELADQVANHSLRLTTRQTFQFHGVLKGNLRPLVRKMHSVLLDSIAACGDVNRNVMAPPNPERSAVHQEVYGHARAWSEFALPRTRAYHEIWIDDTLVAGGEPESEPLYGATYLPRKFKTGFAIPPSNDVDIFSQDLGYIAIIENNRLLGYNVTVGGGLGMSHGNAETFPRLADVLGFITPDQVIQVGAAVLTTQRDHGDRTNRKHARLKYTIETKGLEWFRAEVEKRSGIRFGAPRRFEFTTVQDPHGWHRGVDGTWFYGLHILSGRIKDTPGWPMKSALRAVAKVHTGDFRLTPSQNLTISGVTDAQKPVIDALLARFGLSRENERSLLRLNALSCVALPTCGLALAESERALPEILEKFEPIFAEAGVSSRAVSLRVTGCPNGCARPYLAEIGFVGKAPGKYALYLGAKYNGTRLNELYSPSITIDDAVALLKPIILRYGRDRLADEEFGDFCQRVVLPEKRAADAAAAVPEAQTKAEG